A window from Parambassis ranga chromosome 13, fParRan2.1, whole genome shotgun sequence encodes these proteins:
- the LOC114445208 gene encoding uncharacterized protein LOC114445208, translating into MAHCIARCRFVTARAKPHPASYLAAITGGASRVQTRAMSWGVEMEATAVRRYQKLKSATLGRPVLVQECGLFIDSQRPWLAASPDGIVKDKQTGRWLLCLEVKCPYKHRQNRVEDACREDPAFCLQIQEQDSQEPGEPPVYRLKTSHSYFTQIQCQLAVTGLKQADLVVFTLKETAVVPVTFDPKLWEETVSKLEVFYKDAVLPFIRQRTPQDAAAAAAWAPEE; encoded by the exons ATGGCTCACTGCATCGCTCGCTGCCGCTTTGTAACGGCCAGAGCCAAACCCCACCCCGCCTCCTACCTGGCCGCCATCACAG GAGGGGCATCCAGAGTCCAGACCAGAGCAATGAGCTGGGGGGTGGAGATGGAGGCCACGGCTGTTCGCAGGTACCAG AAACTGAAGTCTGCGACGTTGGGTCGGCCAGTCTTGGTTCAGGAGTGCGGCCTGTTCATCGACTCCCAGCGGCCATGGTTAGCAGCGAGTCCCGATGGCATCGTGAAGGACAAGCAGACCGGCCGATGGCTGCTTTGCCTGGAGGTGAAGTGTccttacaaacacagacagaaccgTGTGGAGGACGCCTGCAGGGAGGACCCCGCCTTCTGTCTGCAGATACAAGAGCAGGACAGCCAGGAGCCCGGAGAG CCTCCAGTCTACCGCCTGAAGACGTCCCACAGCTACTTCACGCAGATCCAGTGCCAGCTGGCAGTGACGGGCCTGAAGCAGGCTGACCTCGTCGTCTTCACCTTGAAGGAAACCGCCGTGGTCcccgtgacctttgaccccaagCTGTGGGAGGAGACCGTGTCCAAACTAGAGGTGTTTTACAAGGACGCTGTCCTGCCGTTCATCAGGCAGAGGACGCCGcaagatgcagcagcagcagcagcatgggcACCGGAGGAGTAG
- the LOC114445296 gene encoding DNA-directed RNA polymerase II subunit RPB4, whose protein sequence is MAAGGGAAPPHVGDVEEDASQLLFPKEFENAETLLNSEVHMLLEHRKQQNESAEDEQELSEVFMKTLNYTARFSRFKNRETITAVRSLLLQKKLHKFELASLANLCPEAAEEAKALIPSLEGRFEDEELQQILDDIQTKRSFQY, encoded by the exons ATGGCGGCCGGAGGCGGCGCGGCTCCTCCGCATGTCGGTGATGTTGAAGAAGACGCGTCACAGCTGTTGTTTCCTAAAG AGTTCGAGAACGCAGAGACGCTGCTGAACTCCGAGGTCCACATGCTGCTGGAGCACCGGAAGCAGCAGAACGAGAGCGCCGAGGACGAGCAGGAGCTTTCCGAGGTCTTCATGAAGACCCTGAACTACACAGCCCGCTTCAGCCGCTTCAAGAACCGAGAGACCATCACTGCAGTGCGCAG tcTCCTCCTGCAGAAGAAGCTTCATAAGTTTGAGTTGGCGAGTCTGGCTAACCTGTGTCCTGAGGCAGCGGAGGAGGCCAAAGCTCTCATCCCGAG tTTGGAGGGTCGCTTTGAGGacgaggagctgcagcagattctGGACGACATTCAGACTAAAAGAAGTTTCCAGTACTGA